DNA from Verrucomicrobiota bacterium:
TTCACATGCCCTTTGCTTTTGATACGGGCAATAGGCTCTTGGCCTGTATAACATCCTTTGGAATAGCTGATAGCCAGCTTGTCTAGATTGCCTTCAGGTGGTAGGCTCTTTTCGCTAATATCTTTACCCCATAGAGGCATGGCAGCTTCTATGCGAATTGCTGTCGCTGTTTTAGCTGAGCAAACGGGCTGTTCGTACTCCTGGTCAGCAGGCAGCCAGATGTCAATGCCGGGTGTGTTATACCGTTTAGATTGAAATGTTAATTTAGCATCTAGTTGCCGCTGAGTGATAAGATGAAAAATTTTCCAGCTTTGTGACACATCTACAAGTTCTACATCATCAGCAATGATATAGCGATCTAACCTAGCAGTTAAAGTTTCTTCAAGTGAGGGGTCTGCATCCACAAAAAAGGAGTCTGTATTTTTAGAGATCCAACCATCCCCAACCATCTTGCCTTTGTTTGTGCAAATGGATGAATATTGTGAATGTTTCTCTTGGAGGCTAGCAACATCGCTTGTCACCTGACCATTTAAATATCTGATACGATCAGATCCTTTAAGCTCTAGAATTAATCTGGGAGAAATAGGTAGTGCTATTTCTCCGGCTAGCACGCCATCGTAGTCAGTCAAGATCTCATTGAGTTGGCTTCGACTCATGATTACTTAGATCTAAATATTGCTTGAGAGTGTCGTAATGATTGTGATTAGCGGGTAGAAGAGGGCTATCACGATGGTTCCCACAATTACCGCAAGACCCACGATCATAACCGGCTCTAGCAGAGAGGTGAGACTACCGACAGTGACATCTACTTCCTCTTCGTAAACGTCAGCTACTTTAGTAAGCATGTCTGGAAGCTGACCAGTCTCTTCCCCAACCTGTATCATACTGATAACCATGGGAGGAAAAAGGCCGCTGGCATCTAGAGGGGCAACCATAGACTCACCCTCTTTTACTGCGTCGTGAACTTTTGAGATAGCATCCATGACAACCACATTTCCAGAAGTTTCTTTTGTAATATTGAGGGCTTGGAGAATAGGAACACCACTGGAGACGAGGGTTCCTAGGGTTCTGGTAAAGCGGGCGATGGCGGTCTTTTTGAGAAGATTTCCAAAGATAGGCATATTTAATGAAAATCTATCTATTAGTCTAATCCCAGAGGGTGTTTTGGAAGCAAAATAATAGCCAATAATCAATAGTGAAATAAAAATGGGGAGATACGGGATAGGGGCGTTGGGAAGGATCGATATGAAAGCAGGTACTTCAGATCCTTCTGGTGTAAGGGGAGGAAAAATGAGATAGACAAAGCTACGGCTGAAAGTAACTACTAGCTCGGTGATCAAGGGCAGAGGTTTTCCTTCAAGCATTTCGTTAAAGATGGATTCAAATTTAGGGACAATAAAGAACAGGAGGAAAGCCATGATCAGAGCAGCTATGATCAGAACAACGACTGGGTAAGTGAGTGCTCCAATAACTTTTCCTTTTATTCGTTGTGATTTTTCCTGGAATTCAGCGAGCCGTAGAAGGACTGTTTCAAGCACACCGCCGAGCTCGCCTGCTTTTACCATATTAACATAGAGTCTGTTAAAAATTTTAGGGTGTTGAGCAAGTGCTTCTGAGAAAGTGCTGCCGCCTTCTACAGTGTCTGCCAAGTTACCCATGGTATAGCGAAGGGAAGGTTGCTTCTCCTGTGATACAAGAGTTTTAAGACTGCGAACTAGTGGGAGTCCCGCATCGATGAGCGTAGCCAATTGCCGGGTAAAGACCATGAGTACTTTACTAGGCACGCCCTTACCAGCTTTGCCTTTACCCTTGCTAGTAACCGCGTGCTGTTGACTGGGTGAAGAGACGCCAATTCCTTGAGCAGACTCAACTACGGCTGTAGGATAGAATCCCATTTGTTTGATTTTTGCAGAAGCCTCGGCTTGGCTATTAGCCTCTACCATTCCGTTTTGTTGCTGGCCTTGGCTATCTACTGCAGTGTAAGAAAATGTTGGCATAGTTACCTTAGGTGTATTTTAGAACTTCTTCGATTGTTGTTTTTCCATCAAAAATGCAACGCAAACCATCTTCGCGCAGAGTTCCCATGCCAAGCTCGATGGCCTTTTGTCTGATTACGACGGTGGGAGCTTTCTGGGTAATAAGTTGGCGAATTGGCTCTTTAATGTCGAGCAATTCATAAATACCTTTTCTTCCTTTGTAGCCATTTTCGCTACAACTTGCGCAGCCCCTCCCATAGTAAAAA
Protein-coding regions in this window:
- a CDS encoding glycine cleavage T C-terminal barrel domain-containing protein — protein: MSRSQLNEILTDYDGVLAGEIALPISPRLILELKGSDRIRYLNGQVTSDVASLQEKHSQYSSICTNKGKMVGDGWISKNTDSFFVDADPSLEETLTARLDRYIIADDVELVDVSQSWKIFHLITQRQLDAKLTFQSKRYNTPGIDIWLPADQEYEQPVCSAKTATAIRIEAAMPLWGKDISEKSLPPEGNLDKLAISYSKGCYTGQEPIARIKSKGHVNKKLCLLKTDHDTCPNLPTELTRNGEKSGILTSSSFSPKHQAIIALGLIKRGLQETGTQHTSGDIIWEIIDLPY
- a CDS encoding type II secretion system F family protein, translating into MPTFSYTAVDSQGQQQNGMVEANSQAEASAKIKQMGFYPTAVVESAQGIGVSSPSQQHAVTSKGKGKAGKGVPSKVLMVFTRQLATLIDAGLPLVRSLKTLVSQEKQPSLRYTMGNLADTVEGGSTFSEALAQHPKIFNRLYVNMVKAGELGGVLETVLLRLAEFQEKSQRIKGKVIGALTYPVVVLIIAALIMAFLLFFIVPKFESIFNEMLEGKPLPLITELVVTFSRSFVYLIFPPLTPEGSEVPAFISILPNAPIPYLPIFISLLIIGYYFASKTPSGIRLIDRFSLNMPIFGNLLKKTAIARFTRTLGTLVSSGVPILQALNITKETSGNVVVMDAISKVHDAVKEGESMVAPLDASGLFPPMVISMIQVGEETGQLPDMLTKVADVYEEEVDVTVGSLTSLLEPVMIVGLAVIVGTIVIALFYPLITIITTLSSNI